TATCATCGGATTTTCCCCATCGTCCAATATCACACAGCCAAAAGTAACCACATCATTCTCTCCTAAGCCAGCATCGACCCTAACAGTATGAAAATCAGCAACTGAGGTCCTTCCATTTTCCACACTCTCAGGATTTTTGTTTTTCGCCCATGTTTGTTTGTGCTGGTTAAGCTCCATGACTGCATCCCAAGCTTCCATAGCCACTTTAATAGGATCACCTTCCTTCTGCTGATAGAGCCCGAGGTTGCACGCTTTCCATATTTGGTGGAGTAAGTAACAAGACACCTGCACAAAGAAAACATTGTTGTTGGACAGCATCTCTAACATCCAAACATTAGTGTCAATTATTCTGTTGAAGTGATATCCTATAATAGAGGCGAAGAAAACCCTTCTGGCAAAATCCCATTGAGTGAAAAGGTGACTGGCTGATTCAGTTCCATGTTGACACAGACCACATGTTTCATCCAACACTATTCCTTTTTTCTGCAGATTTGTTTTGGTAGGCACAATATTGCTAGCAAGTCTCCACAAGATGTGTTTTATTTTGGTGTGAATTGGAGCGTTCCAAACCTTCTTCCAAAGATCCTGGGAAGGAGGAGTAGAAGGCCCAGGTTCCTTCGCCGCCTTGTCCCGAATGCACACATGGTACGCTGTTTTAACAGAATATTCTCCAGTTTTTTCATGCTGCCATACTTGTTTATCCACTACATTCCGTCTAGAAAGAGGGATTCCCAGAATGTGCTTAGCATCATCTGCCTCAAAAGTGTTCTTCACCAAATCTGTCCGCCACATACCCAGCTCGCTATCAATAAATTTTCTCACTCTGTCATCTGGCTCAGAATTCCTCATTTGCTCCACCACTTTGAGGCCCGCTATGGTAGGGATCCATTTGTCTTTCTTTGCCACAACCTTTTCACCGTTTCCAATACGCCACCTTGTGCCACTTAGGACTAGCTCCCTTGATGATAATATACTTCTCCAAGCATAACtaggattaaatccttagttacTCTCCTCGATGGACCGGTTGGGATAGTATCTGCTCTTGAACACTCTTTCCAACAAAGATCCTTCCTCCTGCATTAGTCTCCAAAAGTGCTTGCCCAACAAGCTTTTGTTGAACTCGCTGAAGCCTCTAAACCCCAATCTTCCTACTTTCTTTGATTTGGCCATTCTTTCCCATCGCATCCAATGGATCTTCCTATCACCCTCCTTACTTCCCCACCAAAATTTTGCCACAGTGCTCTCGATCTCTTGACAAACTGATTCCGGCATTTTGTAGCATCCCATGATGTAGTTTAGGATTGCTTGGGCCACAGATTTAATGAGTACTTCTTTTCCAGCTTTTGACAAGGCTTTTTCCTTCCAGCCTTTCACTTTCTTCTGAACTCTGTCAACCACAAGCTTGAAAATATCTTTCTTCGATCTACCAAAGATAATCGGGATCCCCAAGTACTTTGTGTGCCTCTGAACTGTGTTGACTCCCATCCAGCTCTGAATGTTAACTTTTTCCTCTGGCTTAACATTTGCGCTGAAGAAGCCTCCGACTTTTCAAAGT
The sequence above is drawn from the Vicia villosa cultivar HV-30 ecotype Madison, WI unplaced genomic scaffold, Vvil1.0 ctg.000896F_1_1, whole genome shotgun sequence genome and encodes:
- the LOC131632046 gene encoding uncharacterized protein LOC131632046 is translated as MRNSEPDDRVRKFIDSELGMWRTDLVKNTFEADDAKHILGIPLSRRNVVDKQVWQHEKTGEYSVKTAYHVCIRDKAAKEPGPSTPPSQDLWKKVWNAPIHTKIKHILWRLASNIVPTKTNLQKKGIVLDETCGLCQHGTESASHLFTQWDFARRVFFASIIGYHFNRIIDTNVWMLEMLSNNNVFFVQVSCYLLHQIWKACNLGLYQQKEGDPIKVAMEAWDAVMELNQHKQTWAKNKNPESVENGRTSVADFHTVRVDAGLGENDVVTFGCVILDDGENPMISLCKK
- the LOC131632047 gene encoding uncharacterized mitochondrial protein AtMg00310-like gives rise to the protein MGVNTVQRHTKYLGIPIIFGRSKKDIFKLVVDRVQKKVKGWKEKALSKAGKEVLIKSVAQAILNYIMGCYKMPESVCQEIESTVAKFWWGSKEGDRKIHWMRWERMAKSKKVGRLGFRGFSEFNKSLLGKHFWRLMQEEGSLLERVFKSRYYPNRSIEESN